A stretch of Malassezia japonica chromosome 6, complete sequence DNA encodes these proteins:
- a CDS encoding uncharacterized protein (EggNog:ENOG503P924; COG:S), giving the protein MFRTTLVRAARAHKPSITFPNRRAQQETHEPHPHPDAPPEIAKDFDNFRKTFESGPHFNPDKVVKPDVSSGEQDAISGASSVFDLPPRFWDTPSMRYSPVEMEAINSGGAALMDA; this is encoded by the exons ATGTTCCGCACGACGCTGGTCcgggcggctcgcgcgcacaAGCCGTCGATCACGTTCCCGAAcaggcgcgcgcagcagg AGACGCATGAGCCGCATCCCCACCCTGACGCGCCCCCGGAGATTGCCAAGGACTTTGACAACTTCCGCAAGACCTTTGAGTCGGGCCCGCACTTTAACCCCGACAAGGTCGTGAAGCCGGATGtctcgagcggcgagcaggacgcGATCTCGGGCGCTTCGAGCGTGTTTGATCTTCCCCCGCGGTTCTGGGACACGCCGTCGATGCGTTATTCCCCGGTCGAGATGGAGGCGATCAAC TCTGGCGGCGCAGCCTTGATGGACGCGTAG
- the tlg2 gene encoding t-SNARE affecting a late Golgi compartment protein 2 (EggNog:ENOG503NYTG; COG:U), giving the protein MFRPGTPADGASGSSSHYTPQSAAQNASLGVTRSRTLLFLSIRDSLAPGYVADAPLLSDDKPPLSDSHVYFDSAGELRPHGDSVALNLGTSGLPPRWVDVSEEVDALLQGMAPKLAELDRLHAKHLLPSFVDKSDQERQIESLTSEITADFRLASKHIGRLASHTTQAMRSNELRAHEITAARNAQTALATRVQQMSSLFRRKQSLYLRRLQGMEVQDSEKRAVSDPNASSLLSSELAVQEDMELSRRQLSHGGMQTSLLLEADDTSDLAAIQERDREITQIAQSIGELAQLFQDLSAMVIEQGTMLDRIDYNIDNMATNMQQSSVQLNQAMVYQAGSGRRQLMLLLILCIA; this is encoded by the exons ATGTTTCGACCGGGGACGCCCGCGgacggcgcgagcggctcaTCGAGCCACTATACCCCCCAAAGTGCGGCACAGAATGCGTCATTAGGCGTCACACGTTCGCGTACGCTTCTCTTCCTTAGCATCCGCGATtcgctcgcgccgggcTACGTGGCGGACGCTCCGCTGCTGAGCGACGACAAGCCGCCGCTGAGCGACTCGCACGTCTACTTTGACTCGGCCGGTGAGCTGCGCCCCCACGGCGACTCGGTCGCATTGAATctcggcacgagcggcCTCCCTCCGCGGTGGGTCGACGTGTCGGAGGAAGTCGATGCGCTTCTGCAAGGCATGGCCCCCAAACTAGCCGAGCTCGATCGTTTGCACGCCAAGCACCTGCTCCCCAGCTTTGTGGACAAGAGTGACCAGGAGCGGCAGATTGAGTCGCTCACGTCCGAGATCACAGCCGACTTTCGCCTCGCGTCGAAGCACATCGGGCGGCTTGCGTCGCACACGAcgcaggcgatgcgctcgaacgagctgcgtgcacACGAAatcaccgccgcgcgcaacgCGCAGACCGCGCTTGCGACGCGTGTGCAGCAGATGTCTTCGCTCTTCCGCCGGAAGCAGTCTTTGTACCTGCGGCGTCTGCAAGGCATGGAAGTCCAGGACTCCGAAAAGCGGGCCGTGTCCGACCCCAACGCCTCGAGCCTCTTGTCCAGCGAGCTGGCCGTGCAGGAGGATATGGAGCTGTCGCGCAGGCAGCTCAGCCACGGCGGCATGCAGACctcgctcctgctcgaggccgacgatACCAgcgacctcgccgcgatccaggagcgcgaccgcgAGATTACGCAGATTGCGCAGTCCATCGGCGAGCTTGCACAGCTCTTCCAGGACCTGTCCGCGATGGTCATCGAGCAGGGTACCATGCTCGACCGCATCGACTACAATATCGATAATATGGCGACCAACATGCAGCAGTCGTCCGTGCAGCTGAACCAGGCCATGGTGTACCAGGCCGGctcggggcggcggcagctcATGCTGCTGCTTATCCTATGCATTGC CTAA
- the NAR1 gene encoding Cytosolic Fe-S cluster assembly factor nar1 (COG:Y; BUSCO:EOG09261P7G; EggNog:ENOG503NX51), whose amino-acid sequence MAFSGALSLTDLNDYLGPSQVCIKPVDAPEQSTEPSGETEIAIDQGTYYEASGTRARTQLETAEISLNDCLACSGCVTSAETVLIGMQSIEEVKQELAKKDARTFLVSISPQSLASLATRYMYASSSKEGLATPSLLRRIAHALGQRGFDYVWDTSFARHLALREHTREFFERRHARDTQADAPRLPMLASACPGWICYAEKAHSELLPYIAATKSPQQISGVLAKDIIAPKLREGTAYHVTVMPCYDKKLEASREDFVDANGIREVDCVLTTGELHDLLLESDFDPYVPVPGEDAPGAPDAFPALLQEPGSSSGGYLFAILHAVWQEWQAQHVGTPSLEMRVIRSVDYTEYILRTPDAVLFKGAQCYGFRNLQNLVRKIQRETGARSGRAPVRGRGRGLMRRAGHEDSGAYDYIEVMACPGGCVNGGGQMRPPAGAVQAEDAMDEDAPVQGWQGTDKHWVQRVEERYWLDPSRRAAATPNVDAEEQTGAPLRVLDDAAHGALHAWLAGTDARAAEVEQVLDVTQTHVFRTTYHGVQQQTNGLAVQW is encoded by the exons ATGGCGTTTTCGGGGGCGTTG TCGCTCACGGACCTGAACGACTACCTGGGGCCGTCCCAGGTGTGTATCAAGCCGGTGGATGCACCGGAGCAGAGCACCGAGCCCAGTGGCGAG ACGGAAATTGCCATCGACCAAGGCACCTACTATGAagcgagcggcacgcgcgcacgcacgcagctcgagacCGCAGAGATCTCGCTGAATGATTGCTTGGCATGCAGCGGGTGTGTGACGAGCGCAGAGACCGTGCTCATCGGCATGCAGAGCATCGAAGAGGTGAAgcaggagctcgccaaAAAGGACGCGCGCACGTTCCTCGTGTCAATCTCGCCACAGTCGCTCGCCTCACTTGCGACCCGGTACATGTATGCATCGTCGTCCAAAGAGGGGCTCGCTACGCCGAGCCTCTTGCGCCGCATTGcacacgcgctcggccagcggGGGTTTGACTATGTGTGGGACACGAGCTTTGCGCGTCACCTCGCACTGCGCGAACATACGCGCGAGTTCTTCGAGCGGAGACACGCTCGCGATACCCAGGCtgatgcgccgcggctgccgATGCTCGCGAGTGCGTGCCCGGGCTGGATCTGCTACGCAGAAAAGGCCCACAGCGAGCTCTTGCCGTACATTGCCGCGACCAAGTCGCCGCAGCAGATTTCGGGCGTGCTTGCAAAGGATATCATTGCACCAAAGTTGCGCGAGGGTACCGCGTACCACGTCACGGTCATGCCGTGCTACGACAAAAAGCTCGAGGCGAGTCGCGAAGACTTTGTCGATGCGAATGGCATCAGGGAGGTCGACTGCGTCCTCACGAccggcgagctgcacgacctcTTGCTCGAGTCCGACTTTGATCCATATgtgccggtgccgggcgAAGATGCGCCGggtgcgccggacgcgttTCCAGCGCTACTCCAGGAGCCAGgcagctcgtcgggcgGCTACCTCTTTGCGATCTTGCACGCAGTCTGGCAGGAGTGGCAAGCGCAGCACGTGGGCACGCCGAGCCTCGAGATGCGTGTGATTCGCTCCGTGGACTATACCGAGTACATtctgcgcacgcccgacGCGGTCCTCTTCAAGGGTGCGCAGTGCTACGGCTTCCGCAACCTCCAAAACCTCGTGCGCAAGATCCAGCGCGAGAcgggcgcacgcagcgggcgtgcgccggtgcgcggccgcggccgcgggctcatgcggcgcgctgggcaCGAAGACAGCGGCGCATACGACTATATCGAGGTCATGGCGTGCCCTGGCGGGTGCGTCAATGGCGGTGGCCAGATGCGCCCTCCTGCCGGCGCCGTCCAGGCTGAGGACGCGATGGACGAGGATGCGCCCGTCCAGGGCTGGCAGGGCACCGACAAGCACTGGGTGCAGCgggtcgaggagcgctaCTGGCTCGATCCCtcccgccgcgcggctgcCACGCCGAATGTCGATGCAGAGGAGCAGACGGGTGCGCCTCTgcgcgtcctcgacgacgcggcgcacggtgcgctgcatgcgtggctcgccggcaccgacgcgcgcgccgccgaggtcgagcaggtgctcgacgtgaCCCAGACGCACGTCTTCCGCACCACCTACCacggcgtgcagcagcagaCGAATGGACTTGCTGTGCAGTGGTAA
- a CDS encoding uncharacterized protein (EggNog:ENOG503P545; COG:C) produces MSETDHTASLEESNAARLPLGYRDSCSALLIPLNKCRRQTLYAPWKCEEERHTYER; encoded by the exons ATGAGCGAGACGGACCACACGGCGAGTCTGGAGGAGAGCAACGCTGCGCGTCTGCCTCTTGGCTACCGCGactcgtgcagcgc CCTGCTGATCCCCCTGAACAAGTGCCGGCGGCAGACGCTGTACGCGCCCTGGAAGtgcgaggaggagcg CCACACGTATGAGAGGTAA
- a CDS encoding uncharacterized protein (COG:O; EggNog:ENOG503P5RW), with the protein MSCGGEITAVDRAPEGAGANGAYGDAANLYKHIARDQVFGLNLDPPESAKEAIKPWSERNSTEVWVESGVDDQMIITVPFTCPVRLQSILLNPGTGDFAPRRCTVFVNRPHGIDFEQAAAEMDERPGTRLGAANTARPQADFALLEHTPGVTAYPVSVSRFSQTQSVSLLLSDSPTQHTSRVFYIGFVGKALELRQDTVYKHDVAAENASSHAVDGVADKYGASSTPSVR; encoded by the exons atgTCGTGCGGGGGCGAAATTACGGCGGTGGACCGAGCGCCGGAAGGCGCTGGGGCGAacggcgcgtacggcgacgcggcgaacCTGTACAAGCACATTGCGCGCGACCAGGTCTTTGGCCTGAATCTGGATCCGCCGGAATCCGCCAAAGAGGCCATCAAGCCGTGGAGCGAGCGCAACTCGACTGAAGTGTGGGTCGAGAGTGGCGTCGATGACCAG ATGATCATTACAGTGCCCTTTACCTGTCCTGTGCGCCTACAGAGCATTCTATTGAACCCCGGCACGGGTGAttttgcgccgcgc CGATGCACCGTGTTTGTCAACCGGCCCCATGGGATCGACTTTGAGCAGGCGGCTGCCGAGATGGACGAGCGGCCCGGCAcacgcctcggcgcagcaAACACGGCGCGGCCACAGGCCGactttgcgctgctcgagcacacGCCCGGCGTCACGGCGTACCCCGtgagcgtctcgcgctTTTCGCAGACGCAGAGCGTGAGCCTGCTGCTG TCCGactcgccgacgcagcACACCTCGCGCGTCTTCTACATTGGTTTTGTGGGAAAAGCactcgagctgcgtcaaGATACCGTGTACAAACACGACGTGGCTGCAGAAAACGCCTCGtcgcacgccgtcgacggtGTGGCAGACAAGTACGGGGCATCAAGTACGCCGAGTGTGCGGTAG